Below is a window of Ornithodoros turicata isolate Travis chromosome 7, ASM3712646v1, whole genome shotgun sequence DNA.
GTCTGTTGATTCGGCTGCAGCTGGAATGAGAATGGAGTATAGGAGTATATCAAATGCACGTCTTATCCAACTGTGCTGAGACGACGATTATTCACTTTCTCATGTCCTCCCTTAAGACATTCGACGTGCATGATCGTCAGTTTGATGACTTCCGGACTCTTAATTCATTGACACCGGTATACGGACACAACACTTCGAAAACAGATTTCAGTCAAAGTAAACAGTTCGGTGACCTGCCTTTTTCTTTCGTGCCCTCTTGCGCATATTTAAAACAAAATGTTGAACGTACCGTACTAAGTCTTTGTAGTCTAGATAGGCACATATATTAATTAATATTTCACTCGGCATATCGTTAAGTGCAACAAAACTTCTGCTCGATGCTCGATCTGCTACGGCcacctccatttttttttttttcctttgcatcGATGGCCGTGCGCTGAACATAGCGTCTGCTACATTTTGGATCAAAATATCGCGAGATATGTTCATTGCTCTACTGTTTCAGGTTTTGAAAATAGTACAAAAAAACATTAGCGCGATCTTCGATTTTTGTTGTTACAATTTAACACgaaatcgcaaaaaaagaaagaagcagaaAAAACGACTTGGCGCTGTAATCGTCCGCGCGCGAAGGACTTGTTGAATGGCCCCTGAAAAACGAAAGTTTTCCGCGTACTTCGACGCTCTCCATGGATGATAATTTGCGGAAATCATATATAGATAAATAGGTCTACGCGAGGGGAGCGAGATAGAGAGAGGGAGCTGACACTTATCCTCCTATCAATAAAGCAGTAGCCCAGTTTTGATGCAGAGGGGCTCGAGCATGTCGGCCGTGCTGGTGTTGGGTGCTGTGGGCGCAACCGTGGCCGCGGTCGCCCTTTACCGATTCTTCAGGCGCAAGTCGGCCCCGCCGAAGCTTCTGGTCGACCCTGACACCAAGTATACGGTGAGCCTCGCCGAAAAGGAAATCGTCAGCCATGACACCCGGAGGTTCCGATTTGCTTTGCCAACACCGGAACACGTCCTCGGTCTTCCTACTGGACAACACATCTATCTTATCGCTTCACCAGGAGGACAACTCGTTCTGCGGCCGTATACTCCCGTCACGAGTGACAAGCATCACGGTTACTTCGATCTCGTAATCAAAGTGTACGCGAAAAATGTGCACCCGAAGTTCCCCGAAGGAGGGAAGATGTCGCAGCACCTTGATGCCATGAGTATCGGTGATACGATTCAAGTGCGCGGACCGTCCGGTCTGATTCGTTACGAGGGTCGAGGTCGCCTCGCCGTGCGGCCGGATAAGAAGTCCCCACCTGTCATGTACGACGTGACAGATATTGGCATGATTGCCGGAGGCACGGGGATCACGCCCATGCTGCAGGTGCACATCTTTCTTAACTTGTAAAAGGAAGCTGTCTCGTTAGAACATATTTATGAAACACACACATTTTCATTAATGTAATATATTAATATAATTCGATGTTGTAATCCTGAGAGAAGCCCATGGGCCAACTTTAAATAGTGAAGTTCACCCTAAGTGGTCTGGATCATCCGAGCAGAAAAGATTGGAAATCTCACAATCACAAGCGATCACTAGTGAGGGCCTGTATTTGTCGTGTATGCAACGGGACAGGATTTCCTGAAGATTGAAGTGCTAAATTTCTTCCACATTGCAAAACTAGCACGGAAGAGTAGACTGCAGTACGGGCCTAAACTTGTTGACCGTAGTCTTGACCGGCTGCCAAAAATTGAGCCACAATTTCACAAAGGTCACAAAGCATGTTCTTTCTCTAACCCGTCCCAGTGTATTTATGCTGCCTGTTTGAAAGGGCTGATaatgtgaaaaaagaaaaaaaaaaaaagactgaaaCCTTGGGCTCAAC
It encodes the following:
- the LOC135401644 gene encoding NADH-cytochrome b5 reductase 3-like, coding for MQRGSSMSAVLVLGAVGATVAAVALYRFFRRKSAPPKLLVDPDTKYTVSLAEKEIVSHDTRRFRFALPTPEHVLGLPTGQHIYLIASPGGQLVLRPYTPVTSDKHHGYFDLVIKVYAKNVHPKFPEGGKMSQHLDAMSIGDTIQVRGPSGLIRYEGRGRLAVRPDKKSPPVMYDVTDIGMIAGGTGITPMLQILRHIFEDPSDRTHCSLIFANQTEEDILLREELEGLAAKYPTRFKLFFTVDRPKEGWKQGTGFVSSEMIERTFAPPSDTMVVLMCGPPPMINFACKPNLEKMGYPPRLCFAY